The Nitriliruptor alkaliphilus DSM 45188 genome includes a region encoding these proteins:
- a CDS encoding ester cyclase gives MKSSSESPNAVTVGAPGFLEAFGAAWSSGNEDYLAVYFADDVRYVEGAMGVTYRGIAELARFFRYMLAFSSDSHIEFTSLISDSAAFAAEWRWSGTADGPLQLGGKTYEPTGAPFDVPGAAICRTRDDGVIVYHKDCYDVATLVRQIGLRLG, from the coding sequence ATGAAGTCGAGCAGCGAGAGCCCGAACGCCGTCACCGTTGGCGCTCCGGGGTTCCTGGAGGCATTCGGAGCTGCGTGGTCGTCGGGGAACGAGGATTACCTGGCCGTCTACTTCGCCGACGACGTGCGTTACGTCGAAGGCGCCATGGGGGTGACCTACCGAGGCATCGCTGAGCTCGCGCGGTTCTTCCGGTACATGTTGGCCTTCTCCAGCGATTCCCACATCGAGTTCACCTCCTTGATCAGCGACAGTGCAGCGTTCGCAGCAGAGTGGCGCTGGTCCGGGACCGCCGACGGCCCCCTGCAGTTGGGAGGCAAGACGTACGAACCCACCGGCGCTCCTTTCGACGTACCGGGCGCTGCGATCTGCCGAACACGCGATGACGGGGTGATCGTCTACCACAAGGACTGCTACGACGTGGCCACGCTCGTCCGCCAGATCGGGCTCCGCCTCGGCTGA
- a CDS encoding NADPH:quinone oxidoreductase family protein: MRALQCHQTGGFDALAIEDVPDPSPGSGEVLVAVAAASVNFVDTLVVAGRYQIPFAPPFIPGSDFAGTVAAVGPDVTGFAVGDRVHGMSRLGAFAELVAVPEGAVRKTPADIAAEVACTLGSSARTAYDALVSVGRVKPDEDVVVLGASGAVGTAAIAIAKALGARVVACASPDKLGLCVEMGADETIDYTKGDLKDELKRVCDGGADLVLDMVGGPASEEALRATGFGGRFVVVGFASGAVPKVPLNLVLLKGSAILGYEIADFERYRATEAEANRTALEQMAVDSRYRPAIANRFQLEDAAQAMRIVAGRDKAGATILRMDVA, translated from the coding sequence ATGCGCGCACTGCAGTGCCACCAGACCGGCGGATTCGACGCCCTCGCGATCGAGGACGTACCCGATCCGTCCCCAGGATCGGGCGAAGTGCTTGTCGCGGTTGCGGCGGCATCAGTGAACTTCGTGGATACCCTCGTGGTCGCGGGCCGCTACCAGATTCCGTTTGCACCGCCCTTCATCCCCGGGAGCGACTTCGCAGGAACGGTCGCCGCGGTGGGACCAGATGTCACAGGATTCGCGGTCGGAGATCGGGTCCACGGGATGTCGAGACTCGGCGCCTTCGCGGAACTCGTCGCTGTCCCCGAGGGTGCGGTCCGGAAGACGCCCGCCGACATTGCTGCGGAGGTCGCCTGCACGCTGGGAAGCAGCGCTCGCACCGCGTACGACGCACTCGTCTCGGTCGGTCGGGTCAAGCCTGATGAAGACGTCGTCGTTCTCGGCGCCAGTGGCGCCGTGGGAACCGCAGCCATCGCGATCGCGAAGGCACTGGGGGCGCGGGTTGTTGCCTGTGCCTCGCCGGACAAGCTGGGCCTTTGCGTCGAGATGGGCGCCGACGAGACGATCGACTACACCAAGGGCGACCTCAAGGACGAACTGAAACGCGTGTGCGACGGCGGCGCCGACCTCGTGCTCGACATGGTGGGGGGACCGGCCTCCGAAGAAGCGTTGCGCGCGACCGGCTTCGGTGGCCGGTTCGTGGTCGTCGGATTTGCGTCCGGAGCCGTCCCCAAGGTCCCGTTGAACCTCGTGCTGTTGAAGGGGTCGGCGATCCTCGGATACGAGATCGCCGACTTCGAGCGATACCGCGCCACAGAGGCTGAAGCCAACCGGACCGCCCTGGAGCAGATGGCCGTCGACAGCAGATATCGCCCCGCCATCGCCAACCGCTTCCAGCTCGAGGATGCCGCGCAGGCGATGCGCATCGTCGCGGGCCGGGACAAGGCCGGCGCCACGATCCTCCGAATGGACGTCGCATGA
- a CDS encoding maleylpyruvate isomerase family mycothiol-dependent enzyme codes for MSALVHAREELLSFCRSLTVDQWQAASQAEGWSVQDVVAHVGSGCHAIFTPAALTILRGTDIERTNDDFVDIRRTRSPAQVLREYEIWSRRIATLARVVIATPVQHISVRLAELGRFPAGLLLTGALVFDHHTHLRFDVAPAVGRELPAPEPTQLAVSIEWMSAVLGNQIRAGGVAGLVAPLTLELRGRGGSTWTIAPSGVRPRTDKATAATIVGQADEFPEWATRRAPWRDRSIELLGDADYAAAILDQVNVV; via the coding sequence GTGAGTGCCCTGGTGCACGCCCGGGAGGAGCTGCTCTCGTTCTGCAGGAGCCTGACGGTGGACCAGTGGCAGGCAGCCAGCCAGGCAGAAGGCTGGAGCGTCCAGGACGTGGTTGCCCATGTGGGTTCCGGGTGCCATGCGATCTTCACCCCGGCGGCTCTCACGATCCTTCGCGGCACGGACATCGAACGCACCAACGATGACTTCGTCGATATCCGTCGCACTCGGTCACCGGCTCAGGTTCTTCGAGAGTACGAGATCTGGAGCCGGCGAATAGCCACCCTTGCCCGCGTCGTCATTGCCACGCCGGTTCAGCACATCTCGGTCCGGTTGGCAGAGCTCGGCAGGTTTCCCGCCGGACTTCTCCTGACCGGAGCCCTGGTGTTCGATCACCACACCCACCTCAGGTTCGACGTCGCGCCAGCCGTGGGGAGGGAACTGCCAGCGCCCGAGCCCACCCAGCTGGCGGTATCGATCGAATGGATGAGCGCGGTTCTGGGCAACCAGATCCGGGCGGGAGGCGTCGCTGGACTCGTTGCCCCCCTCACCCTCGAGCTGCGCGGACGCGGCGGCAGCACATGGACAATTGCGCCCAGCGGGGTCCGGCCCCGAACAGACAAGGCCACCGCGGCCACCATCGTCGGCCAAGCCGATGAGTTCCCCGAGTGGGCGACCCGGCGCGCACCGTGGCGCGACCGCAGCATCGAACTCCTTGGCGATGCCGACTACGCGGCCGCGATCCTCGACCAGGTGAACGTGGTGTGA